The following DNA comes from Alienimonas californiensis.
TCGTCCAGCCCGCGGAACTCCAGCAGATCGCCGCCGCTGACCAGCCGGCGCTTCTCGTTCACCACCGCCTTCAACGGATCGTCGTCCGCAGCGGAGTCGGTCAGGGCCAGCGTGAAGGCCCGCCGGGCGCTGTCGCGGGTCAGGCCGCGGGCCGCGTTCACCAACCGGGCGAGCAGGGCCTCGTCCGGGGCGTCGCGGCCGGCGGCGGCCGCGGCGGCGCGGAGGTCATCGGCCAACTCCGCCGAACTGGGCGGGGGCAGGTCGACGGTCGCCGCGTCGCTGTCCAGCGACGCCGGCAGCGGCGTGCGATGGGCGATCAGCAGCACGGCGGACTGCTTGCCCGTGAGGGCCGGCAACGCCTCCCGCAGCAGGCGGGCGCACACCGGATCGGCCAGGTGCGGACCGGCGTCGACCAGCAGGTGCAGGGTGCGGCCCTCCGCGGCGGCAAGCTGCCCCAGGTAGGCCCGCGGATCGGCGAGGCGCGGCTCGGTTCCCTCGGCGGGCGCCGTGCCCGGCGTTCGCACGCCGGCGGCGGCGCTCCACAGGGACACGGTCCAACCGGCCTGCGGTGCGGCGGCGGACAGGGCGTCGATCCAGCGGCGCTCCTCCGGCGTGTCCAGCGCCAGCAGCGGATACCCGGACCGCACCCGGGCGAAGACTTCGGCGACGGCGTGGGCGGTCGGGTCCGGGGCGGACTGGAACTGGACGGTCTGATTCGGGGACGGGACGGCCATCCGCACAGCGTAACGCCGAGCCGCCGCGGCGGCTCGGCGTGACGGTTCCCCGTCCTGGCCCGCCGTGAGGGCGCACGAAAAACGCCGCCGCGGGGGAGCCCCGCGGCGGCGCGATCGGTTCTGAACGGTCGGGTTGGGATCCCGTCCTCCTCACGGAGGACTAGATCTCGATGCCGAGCAGTTCCTCCTCTTCCTCCAGGATGATGATCCGGGGGGTGACCATCAGCATGAGGGACTCGGTGCTGCGGGCGACGCCGGTGTTCTTGAACAGCCGGGAGACGTACGGCAGCTTGTTGAGGATCGGCACGCCGGCCATGTTGCGACCCTCGCGGAGCCGCTTGATGCCGCCGAGCAACACGGTGCCGCCGTCCGGGACGGAGACGGTGGTGTTGACGGTGACGATCTCCTGCAGCGGGAGCTGAATGGTCAGGTTCTGGAACCCGCCGGTCGCTCCGCCGGTGGTGCCGGCGACGCCGCCGATGCCCGCGATGCCGCCGACCTGCTGGGGCAGGGTCTGGAGCAGAGCGTTCTGGGCGATGGCGCCGCCGCCGATGCCGCCGAAGCCGCCGGCGCCGCCGGCCACACCGGCGAGTCCGCCGGCCCCGCCCACGCCGCCGCCGCCGCCGGCGGAGGCGTAGGTGAAGCTGAAGATGTCGATCACGTTGGTGAACTCCGGGCTGACCGTCAGCCGGACGAACCGGCGGTCGGCGCTGATGACCGCGGTTACCGACATCGTGATGCCTTCCTGAATCAGCTGCACGTCCGGCTGGTAGGCCACGGAGCCGATTCCGACCACCGGGATCAGCGAGGCCACGAAGGGGATCTGCGTGGAGTTCTGCACGAAGGCCATCTGGCCGTTGTACAGCGTCACCTTCGGGGCGAACATCAGGTTGTTGCGGCTGTCGCTCTGGACGGCGTTGATGAAGAAGAAGGCTTCAATATCGCTGAGGATCGCGAAGCCGACGTTCATCCCGAGGCTCAGGTCGCCGGCGACGAAGTCGGGCACGCCGACCGCGAAGCTGCCCTGCTCGAAGGGGATGTCCAGGTCCTGACGGAAGTTGGTGGCGCCGGTCGCCTCGCTGCCGTCCACGCCGACGACAACCCCGTCTCTGTAGTCGTCGCGGTCGCGGAGGTCGCGGCCGGGGCTCGGATCGAACAGTCCGTTCACCGCCGTGCCGGTCGGGTTCTGGTACTGGGTGGCGCCGCCCTCCTGCAGCGGCGGGAGCACCGGCAGGGCGAAGTTCGGGAAGAACGGGGCGGTGCCCGGAGCCAGCGGGCCCGGAGTGGTGCCGGCGGTCTGCGGGGAGATCGTGTCGATCGCCCCGAACGGGCTGGCGTCCACCGGGCCGGCGCCCAGGGCGTCCTGCACGTCGAAGTCGAAGTCGATGCCGATCCGCTCGAAGAACTCGTCGGTCACCGTCACGAACCGCACCTCGACCGCCACCTGAAGGTCCTGCAGACGGCGGAGCTGGGTCAGCAGCTCGGAAATCTGCTCGTGCACGGCCTGCGTCTGACGCACCACCAGGGCCAGCGTCGTTTCGCTGGTCTGCAGCGACCCGCGGCCGCCCAGCATCTCCCAGCTTTCCGGTTCCACGGTGGTGCGGATCAGCTCGGCGAGTTCGTCGAACCGCATGCGGCGGCTGTCGCCCTCGACGCGGCTCTCAATCCGCCCGCCGGTCACCGGGTCCACCAGGGCCCCGGAGAGGTCCATGTTCGGCGCCACGCCGCCCACGGCGGGCACGCTGAAGTTGCCCACGCCCAGACCGCCGCCGAAGGGGTTGGCCTTGGCGCCGGACTTCGCCATCGGATCGGTCCCGCCGTGCGAGCCGAAGTTCTGGATCGCCACCACCAGGTCCGTCACCGGGTAGGGCTTGGTGATCAGCTGCCCGCCCATGCGATTGCGGTTGGTCACCTTCAGCACGTCGTCGGAGATGACGTGGCCGAGGTCCAGCGGCTCCAGGATCAGGTTCAGGGCGCTTTTCAGCTGCACGCCTTCGACGTTGATCGTCACCGGGGTGTCGATCCCGGCGCCGACGGCTTCCACGTCGGCCGGGTCGGCGACGATGTTGATGTCCGCCAGCGTCGCCAGGTGAGACAGCACCTCGGCCAGCGGGGCGTCCTGGAAGTGCAGGCTGACCGGGCGGGTCATCGCCGAGGCGATCATCTTCTCCTGGGTGCTCATGTCCCCGACCACGCCGGTCTCGCCGTAGCGGAGGCCGCGGCGGACGGTCAGGGCGTCCCAGTTTTTGGGGAACTCGAAGTCGTCGGCGAACGGGATGCTCGCCTCGTCCACGGAGGTCATCGCGGCGACGAAGCCCTCTTCCTTCGCTTCGGCGATCGCTTTGCCCTGGAACTCACGGTGCGCGAACTTCGCCTTCCAGACCATCAGCTCCGCGTGCGGGGCGTCCGGGTCCAGGGCGCGGGCCTGCTTCGCCGTGGCGAGGGCTTCGACGAACTCCCGGGCGTCCAACTGGTCGTTGAAGCGTTCCGTCAGCTCGTACATCTCCTTCTCAATCCGGGCCCGGCGGAGCTGCTCCGTGTTGATCTCGTCCTTGACCATCTTGTTCCGCTCCGCCAGCTCCAGCTTGGGGGCCATCTGCTTGGCGTAGCTCTCGACCGCGGCGCTGCTGTTGGCGATGTGCCGCAGCATCGGGGCCTTCAAGTCGTCCCGCAGTTCGGCGGTCTCGACGCTCTGCTTGGTGCGGTTCAGCACGGCGCGGGCTTCGGTGAGGTT
Coding sequences within:
- a CDS encoding type II secretion system protein GspD; amino-acid sequence: MARRIGLLAGSTAAVIAGLWLANAKPLAEQMTAAVDTAASASPADQLAAGLLLMKEGQHVAAQNRLALAAKGEAKLSREQQLMLNEALRRLQDVDPFAAHNTDGNKETAELFLAEARAAVQRGDKASARKLAAAAAAFGTNWPDGAGPDALLAALGPAEVKPTGGDILPDEFASMDFGSAAAPAAAPVTDGWGAPAPNSVEGGSSKAAAMQLLAQARVQLDAGRYEEARSLALEAWELHADWDLFAADSPDRIISEVAARTKTVTFTAKSPKPAAAAAPSADELARGAAADALAAARNALGAGEFEQAEAYVGAAESAGVAWDLLGDSPEKVRAELAAAKTAGAPKPAANEVSNAAFDMDFDATFGVTPTSAQAPTADEQPEAVSTAAGADSPFAAPPVDPFALAAQDDELAAPAAESNSAPKSAPTEPTARQKYDEGMAALKAGDRNTALEAFLAAHEAVQAGSPLDPFRAEQMQSFLVSLAPAGGMNGGVTPAAAVNPSAAVRSAGAQSPAEQLTLASQAENVRFDKLRGEVLNAIFRAERLKEADNLTEARAVLNRTKQSVETAELRDDLKAPMLRHIANSSAAVESYAKQMAPKLELAERNKMVKDEINTEQLRRARIEKEMYELTERFNDQLDAREFVEALATAKQARALDPDAPHAELMVWKAKFAHREFQGKAIAEAKEEGFVAAMTSVDEASIPFADDFEFPKNWDALTVRRGLRYGETGVVGDMSTQEKMIASAMTRPVSLHFQDAPLAEVLSHLATLADINIVADPADVEAVGAGIDTPVTINVEGVQLKSALNLILEPLDLGHVISDDVLKVTNRNRMGGQLITKPYPVTDLVVAIQNFGSHGGTDPMAKSGAKANPFGGGLGVGNFSVPAVGGVAPNMDLSGALVDPVTGGRIESRVEGDSRRMRFDELAELIRTTVEPESWEMLGGRGSLQTSETTLALVVRQTQAVHEQISELLTQLRRLQDLQVAVEVRFVTVTDEFFERIGIDFDFDVQDALGAGPVDASPFGAIDTISPQTAGTTPGPLAPGTAPFFPNFALPVLPPLQEGGATQYQNPTGTAVNGLFDPSPGRDLRDRDDYRDGVVVGVDGSEATGATNFRQDLDIPFEQGSFAVGVPDFVAGDLSLGMNVGFAILSDIEAFFFINAVQSDSRNNLMFAPKVTLYNGQMAFVQNSTQIPFVASLIPVVGIGSVAYQPDVQLIQEGITMSVTAVISADRRFVRLTVSPEFTNVIDIFSFTYASAGGGGGVGGAGGLAGVAGGAGGFGGIGGGAIAQNALLQTLPQQVGGIAGIGGVAGTTGGATGGFQNLTIQLPLQEIVTVNTTVSVPDGGTVLLGGIKRLREGRNMAGVPILNKLPYVSRLFKNTGVARSTESLMLMVTPRIIILEEEEELLGIEI